The nucleotide sequence TCGTAAACTAATTTTATTGGGGGTATATATTTTATGGAAGTATTAAAAGTATCAGCTAAATCTCAACCTAAATCCGTAGCAGGTGCATTAGCAGCAGTTCTTAGAAATAGTAATTCTGCTGAAGTACAGGCGGTAGGAGCTGGAGCTATAAATCAAGCAGTAAAAGCCATAGCAATAACTAGAGGATTTGTAGCTCCTAATGGAATTGATCTTGTTGTTGTTCCAGCCTTTGCTGAAATATCTATTGAAGGCGAAGATAGAACAGCAATAAAATTTATAGTTGAATCAAGATAGAGAAAAACCGTGTTATCACGGTTTTTTATTGAATTTTTTTATAAATTAATATAAACTTATAGTGTTTACATTTTTAAATTTTATGAAAGGAAGATACGTTATGAGAAAAGCAACAAGAGAAAAAGCAACAAAGGTTCTTGCTTGCATAATTGTGCTTGCCATGATTATTGGATTGTTTGAAGGATTTATCTTTAGAAGTTAAAAAGGAGTGCTTTTATGTTTCTTAAATCCATTGAAATACGAGGCTTTAAATCTTTTGCCGATAAGACAGATTTGATTTTCAAAAATGGTATAACTGCTGTTGTTGGTCCTAATGGAAGTGGAAAAAGTAACATTTCAGATGCTGTGCTGTGGGTTCTTGGAGAACAAAGTGTTAAGAACTTAAGAGGCGGTAAAATGGAGGATGTAATATTTGCAGGAACCCAATACAGAAAATCAGTTGGACTAGCTCAAGTATCTTTGATTCTTGACAATTCAGACAAACAACTTAATCTTGATTATTCTGAAGTTACTGTAAGCAGAAGATTATATCGATCTGGAGACAGTGAATATTATATAAATAATACTAAATGCAGACTTAAAGATATACAAGAATTATTTATGGATACTGGTATCGGTAAGGAAGGATACTCCATAATTGGTCAAGGTAAAATTGAAGCTGTTTTAAGCGGAAAACCAGAGGAGAGAAGAGCCCTTTTAGAAGAAGCAGCAGGTATAGTCAAGTTCAAGACTAGAAAAGTAGATGCTGAGAAAAAACTTGAAAACACTAATCAAAATTTAGTGAGGATAAATGATATTTTAAGAACTTATGAAGAAAGATTAGAACCACTTAGAATAGAAAGTGAAAAAGCTAAAAGGTTTGTGGAATTATCAGATGAACTTAAAACAAAGGAAATAAACACCATTATATATTCAATTGACAATATAGATTACAGAATTAATGATTTGAAACAAAAAATGGCTGATTTGAAGCTATCTATTGATGAAAATGTTAAAGATAAAGAAAAAATTTCTTTAGAATTAAAGGTGGCTACTGAAAGCTTGGATGAGTTTGATGCTAAATATTCTAGTAATAAAACAAAATACTATGAGAGTAAATCTGAGCATCAAAAAATACTTTCAGAGATAGAATTATTAAAAGAAAAAACAAGTAACTCAGATGTGGCTAAAAATAAACTCTATAAAGAAATTGAAGATTTGGATAACAGCATCGTAAATCTAAAAAGTAGATACGAGATTCAATTAAAAACATTAACAGAAGACAAAAATTACAATAAAGAGTTATTAAGTAAGATAAACAAAAGTGAAGAAAAGAAGAAAAATATTGATGGACTTATTGAAGAGTGGGAAAAGTCAATAAAACAGTATAAAAATGATGCTATAGACATAATCAGTACTATTTCTCAAAATAATAATGAGGTTGTAATATTAAAAAAAGAAATTGAAAGTAATGAATCAAAGCTGGAAAGCATAAAAAGGGCTGGAGAAGGATATTCTAAGTCCTTAAAAATAAATGAGGTTACAAAAAACACACTGAGTGAAGAGCTAGTAAAAATCAATGATAAAATAAGTGGATATGAAAATCAAATAAGAGAAAATAGAAGCAAAATATCAAAATTGAATAGAATCATATCTGATGAGGAAAAATTAAACAGAGAGTTAAATTCTAAGTCTAATAAGTTAGAAGCTAATAAAAATATGCTTATCAATCTCGAGAAGCAGTATGAGGGATATAATAGGTCTGTTAAAAATCTTATGCAGCATGTTACAAAGGGCTTTGTTGATGTAAAACCTGAGAGTTCATTTGTACTTGGAGAAGTTATAAAAGTAAAAAAGGAATTTGAAACTGCTGTTGAGATATCACTCGGGGCTGCTATATCTGACATTATAACTCTAGATGATAACATTGCAAAAAAACTTATAAACTATTTAAAATCTAAAAATCTAGGAAGAGCCACTTTTTTGCCTCTTAATATTATAAAGGGTAGGAAATTAAATATTTCTGATGCTACTAGGCATGAAAAAGGTTTTATAGGCATAGCAAGTGAACTTATAGATTATGACAGTACGTTTTTGCCTGCAGTTAATTATGTACTTGGAAGAACTGTAATTGTAGATAATATGGATAGTGCACTTAAGATTGCAAAATTAAATTCATATTCATTTAAAATAGTAACCTTAACAGGAGAGGTTGTAAATCCAGGAGGTTCACTTACAGGAGGAAGTACATATTCAAAGGCAGCAAGCATAATAGGTAGAAAAAGAGAAATTGAAGAGTTAAATCTAGAGCTTAATAATGTATCTCAAGCATTGGAGCAGTCTTCAAATAAAATAATTGAAAATAAGAAAGTTGTAAAAGAACTAGATAACCTTTGCCTTGATTTAACAGACACAATCCATGGAGAAAAAATAGAACTTACAAAAATCAAGGAAAGATTAAAGTCCATAGACATTGAAAGTGAAAAATTAAATAAAAGCTATAATACCTCTGTTGGTGAAATAGGCTTCATTAAGGAAAAAATAAATAAGCATTTAGAAAAACTCAAAGTAAAAGAGGAAGAAAATAAAGCTTTAAAGTTAAGAGAAGCCAATAACAATAATTTAATAGATGAATTAGAGAGAAAGCTAAAGGATGAAAATTCTAAAGTTTTAAATTTAAATGAAGAAATAATGTCTATGAAGGTAGATAAAGCAAAAAGTGATGAGATGCTTATGTCTTCAACTAGAGAAATTGAAAGATACAAGGTTGAAATGCATAACATGGAAAATAAGAAAATAAGCCTAAAAAATGAGATTGACGATTTTGAAAATCAAGTCAAGATTCTAAAAAATAAAATTGAGTATAATAACGGTAAGGTAGTTCAAATAAAACAGGTAATTGAAGAACTTGAAAATTCCTTTAAGGATAGCGAAGTAGAAAGATCTAAATTAAAGGGAAACATAGAAAACAAGAGAAATTCTCTTCAAGGTATAAACTTAGTTTTACAAAAATTAGAGACAGAAAAGCATAGGTATGAGATAAATTTAGCCAAAATTGAAACAGAAAGTGAAAATCTCTATGAAAGATTAAACAGCGATTTTAAATTAACTTATTCTGAGGCAGCTGAGTTTAAAGAAGAAATTGAAGAGATGATAAGTTATAAGAAAAAAATAGATGAGTTAAAAAGAGAAATAAATAAAATGGGAGTAGTAAATGTGGCTAGTATTGAGGAATACAAAGAAGTTAAAGAAAAATACACATTTATGAATTCTCAAAAGGAAGATTTAGATAACGCTAAGGATGAACTTATACGTGTTATAGAAGAGATGACTTCAAAAATGAGAACTGTGTTTAATGAAAACTTTAAGAAGCTAAATGAGAATTTTAAAATTACATTTAGAGATCTTTTTAAAGGTGGAAATGCAGATCTTATATTAAGTGGAGATGATGAATTAAACAGCAGTATAGAAATAAATGTTGAGCCTCCAGGTAAAAAACTTCAAAATATAAATTTGATGTCCGGAGGAGAAAAGGGTCTTTCAGCTATAGCGCTTTTATTTGCTATATTAAAAATGAAACCTACTCCTTTTTGTATACTTGATGAAATTGAGGCAGCACTTGATGATGCAAATGTGGCACGATATGCAGAATTTTTGAGAAGATTTTCTGAGAACACTCAATTTATTGTAATCACTCACAGAAAAGGTACCATGGAAGCAAGTGACGTACTTTATGGTGTTACAATGGAGGAAAAAGGTGTTTCAAAGGTTATATCATTGGACTTAGATAGTGATAGAGAAAACGTAAGTTAAAATAATTGTATTTACAGGAAGGTGAAAATATGTTAGGTAACTTTTTTGATAAACTTAAAAATGGTCTTTCAAAAACAAAGAACAATCTTACAAGTAAGATAAGTGATGTCTTAACATCTACAGTAACTATAGATGATGATTTATATGATGAGCTAGAAGAAATTCTTATAACTTCAGATATAGGAGTAGAAACATCTTTGTACATAATAGATAAGCTTAAAGAAAAAATAAAAGAAAACAAGGTAAAAGACCCATCACTTGTAAATGACTGTTTAAAAGAAGTTATAAAAGATATCCTTGGTGATAAAAAGGGAAGCTTGATGCCAAAACAAATTCCCGAAACAATATTAGTTGTAGGAGTAAATGGTGTAGGAAAAACCACTTCTATTGGTAAAATTTCTTCAAGACTTAAGTCTCAAAATTTAAAGGTAATAATGGCAGCTGCCGATACATTTAGAGCAGCGGCTATAGATCAACTTGAGGTTTGGAGTAAAAGAGCCAATGTAGATATAATAAAGCATCAGGAGGGGTCTGACCCAGCAGCTGTGGTTTTTGATGCTATTGAGGCAGCTAAAGCTAGAAAAGCTGATGTATTAATATGTGATACTGCTGGAAGACTTCATAATAAAAAGAATCTTATGAATGAGCTTGAAAAGATAAATAGAATTATTGATAGAGAGTTTAGTCAAAGTACAAGAAGAACATTACTTGTACTTGATGCTACAACAGGGCAAAATGCAGTTATTCAAGCAAAACAATTCATGGAGGTTTGTAAGGTAGATGGTATAGTTCTAACAAAATTAGATGGTACGGCTAAAGGCGGTATTGTTATTTTTATAAAACATCAACTTGATATACCTGTTGAATTTGTTGGGGTAGGAGAAGGAATTGATGACCTTCAGGAATTCAATCCATCGGATTTTGTAGAAGCTTTATTTTAGTATAAAGAGTGTTAAGTAAAAGTACTTGACACTCTTTGCGTTTTTTGATATGATATTATCATTGGTCGGTGGTTTGAATGGAAGAAAGAATATATTTGTCAATGCTTTTAAGCACTTATGGCAGTCTACTTACAGAAAAGCAAGTGAATGTCATGAGATTATATTATGACGATGATTTATCCATGCCGGAGATAGCAGAATTAAACAATACTACAAGGCAAGCTATACATGATTTAATAAAAAGATGTCATAAAATGCTTTTAAACTATGAAAATAAACTTAAACTTGTAGAAAAGTATAAAAGAAATGAAGATATAAAGAAAGACATTAAGGACAAACTTTATATTTTGAAAGATAAAATTCAAGATAAAGATAATGTTCAGTTAATTGATGAAATTGAAAAAGATATAAATTCTTTTAGTATATAAAACGGGGAGGGATTTTACATGGCTTTCGAGGGATTATCTACAAAATTACAAGCAGCAATGAAAAAACTCAGAGGAAAAGGTAAACTTTCTGAAAAAGACATAAAAGATGCTATGAGAGAAGTTAAGCTTGCTCTTTTAGAAGCAGATGTTAACTACAAAATAGTTAAGAACTTTGTTAAAGTAGTAGGAGAAAAGTGTCTAGGTAATGAAGTTATGGAAAGTCTTACTCCTGGGCAGCAAGTTATAAAAATAGTTAATGAAGAGTTAACTAACCTCATGGGTAAAGAGGAAAGCAAAATAGAATTTGAGGAAAATGGAATTACTGTTATAATGGCAGTTGGACTTCAAGGTGCAGGAAAAACCACTATGTGTGGAAAGCTTTCTCTTAGTTTAAAGAAAAAAAATAAAAAGCCACTTCTTGTTGCATGTGATATATATAGACCAGCAGCTATAAAGCAGTTAGAGGTAGTTGGAAAGTCAATAGATGTCCCTGTTTTTTCTATGGGGGATAAGGTTAATCCTGTTGATATTTCAAAGGCTGCAATGAAGCATGCTAAAGAAAATGGTTTAAATGTAGTTATAATAGATACTGCGGGAAGACTTCATATTGATGATCAGCTTATGAATGAACTTGAGAACATAAAAAGTGAAGTTAATCCTAAGGAAATTTTGCTTGTTGTTGATTCTATGACAGGTCAAGATGCAGTAAATGTTGCTGAAAGCTTTGATAATAAGCTTGAACTTACTGGTGTTGTGCTTACTAAACTTGATGGTGATACAAGAGGTGGTGCTGCACTTTCAATAAGAGAAATGACTGGAAAACCTATAAAATATGTGGGTTTGGGTGAGAAGATGAATGATATTGAGATCTTTCATCCTGATAGAATGGCATCAAGAATACTTGGTATGGGTGATGTTTTAACACTTATAGAAAAGGCTCAGTCTGCTATTGATGAGAAGCAAGCAAAAGAGCTTGGTGACAGAATGCTCAGCCAGGAATTTAATTTTGATGATTTTCTTCAAGCTTTTGAGCAAATGAAAAAGTTAGGACCTATAGGTAAGCTTCTTGAAATGGTTCCAGGTTTTAATAGTAGTATGCTTAAGGGTGTTGATTTGTCAAAAAACGAAGGTGAAATGAAAAAGTATGAGGCCATTATAAAATCGATGACTGCTAAGGAGAGAAAAAATCCATCACTTATAACTTCTACAGCTTCGAGGAAAAGAAGAATAGCTCTTGGATCAGGTACTACGGTTCAAGAAGTAAACAAAATACTTAAAAACTTCGAGCAAATGAAGAAGATGATGAAGCAGTTTAAAGGAAATAAGTTTTCTAAAAAAGGGTTATTTGGTGGGAAAATGCCTTTTTAGTAGATAAATAAGTTATTCTTTGAAGGAGGTGAACACAATGGTAAAAATCAGATTAAAGAGAATGGGTGCTAAAAAAGCTCCTTTTTACAGAATAGTTGTAGCTGATTCTAGAAGCCCTAGAGATGGAAAGTTCATAGAAGAGTTAGGATACTACAATCCAACTACAGAGCCTGTTACTTTCAAAGTTGATGCTGACAAAGTTAATGCTTGGATGAAAAATGGAGCTCAACCATCAGAAACAGTTAAAAAGCTTTTAGATAAAAGTGGAGTAACAACTAAATAGTAAGTTTGGGGGTGTCTAACATGAAGCAATTGCTAGAGACTATTGCAAAGTCATTAGTAGATTGTCCTGATGAAGTTCAAGTTAGCGAGGTTACTGGAGAACAGTCCATAATACTTGAATTAAAGGTTGCACCTGAAGATATGGGAAAAGTTATAGGAAAGCAGGGAAGAATAGCTAAGGCTATAAGAACTGTGATAAAGGCAGCAGCTGTAAAAGAAAATAAAAGAGTTGTTGTAGAAATAATATAAGAGTTAGGGTTTTCTAACTCTTATATTTTTATTTTAGTGTATTAAAATGAAATTTATAGGACATAATATTAGTATGACTATAAATTTCATTATTATATAAATTATGTACGTGCTCGGAGGTGTTTTTATGGAAGATTTTTTTAGCATTGGGCAAATTATAAATACTCATGGAGTTCGTGGAGAACTTAAAATTTATCCTCTGACAGATGATATCAATCGCTTTGATGATTTAGATAGTGTTTACGTTGATAATGAAATAAAAAAGGTAATCTCAGTAAAAAAGCAACCTAATAAGCTTATATTGAAGTTAGAAGGAATAGATACTTTAGATGAGGCTGTAAAATATAAGAATAAGTATATTAAAGTTTTAAGAGAAGATGCAGTTGAGTTAAAAGAAGGTCAATATTTTATTAAAGATATTATAGGATGTAATGTTTTTGATGAAAATGATAAGGATTTGGGAGAAGTATATGACGTCATAAGTACAAAAAATAATGATGTATACTGCATAAGAAAAGAAGGTCAGCAGGATATTTTGGTGCCAGCTCTTAAAGATATTGTTCTTAAAATTGAAATAGAGAATAAAAAAATAGTTATAAAGGCTGTTGAAGAATGGCTAGAAAGTTGAAGATAGATATACTAACACTATTTCCAGAGATGTTTGACTTATTCAATTTAAGTATGATAGGCAGAGCTAAAAAGAATGGCATAATAGAAATAAATACTTATAATATAAGAGATTACACAATAGATAAGCATAAAAAAACTGATGACTACCCTTACGGTGGCGGTGCAGGTATGGTTATGACACCTCAACCTATAGTTGATTCAATTAGAAGTGTAAAGGAATCAAATAAAGGGAAGGTCATATTCTTAGGTCCTAGAGGTAAGAAATTTGATCAAGAGGATGCAAAGAAACTCGCAGACAGAGAAGAATTAATAATATTATGCGGCCATTATGAAGGAATAGATGAAAGAGTATATAAATATATAGACGAAGAATACTCTCTTGGGGACTTTGTACTAACAGGAGGAGAAATGGCCTGTATACCTATAGTGGATAGTATATGTAGAATGATTCCAGGAGTTTTATCGAAAAGTGAAAGTTATATTGAAGAGTCTTTCTATAGTGGACTTTTAGAGTATCCGCAGTACACTAGGCCAGAGGAGTTTGAAGGCGCAAGGGTACCAGATGTACTTATTTCGGGACATCATGAGAATATAAGAAAATGGAGAAGAAAGCAGGCTCTAAAAATAACTAAAGATAGAAGAAAAGATTTATTTGATAAGCTTGTTATGACGAAAGAAGACAAAAAACTGTTAAATGATAACGAATTATAAGATTCTTAGTAAAATAAATTATTGATTAACGCCTAAATTTGTGATAAAATTTAAATGTTATTGTGCAGGCGGTCCTCTGTCTTATATCTAGGCATGAACGTCAAATAAAATTAGGAGGTAAGTGCACATGTTAGATGTTATAAAAGAAATAGAAGCAGAACAAATAAGAACAGATCTTCCAAGCTTTAATGTTGGAGATACAGTTAGAATCGAAGTTAGAATCAAAGAAGGCGAGAAGGAAAGACTTCAAGCTTTTGAAGGAACTGTAATCAAAAGACAGAACGGCGGTCTTAGAGAGACTTTCACAGTAAGAAGAGTAGCATACGGAGTTGGAGTTGAAAGAACATTCCCTTTAAATGCACCTGTTATTGCTGGTCTTAAAGTTGTAAGAAGAGGTAAAGTTAGAAGAGCTAAACTCTACTACTTAAGAGATAGAGTTGGTAAAGCTGCTAAGGTAAAAGAAATAAGATAAAAAACAGGGGCTCTATAGTCCCTGTTTTCTTATCATGGTGGTGATAATTTGGGTAAAAGTTTGATTGAATTTGGAAAATCTATAATTATAGCAATAATTGTTGCTGTAATTATAATTATGTTTGTTTTCGAAACCGTCAGTGTTGACGGCACATCAATGTACAGCACACTTCAAAATAATGATAGATTAATAATAGAAAAAATTTCTTATCGTTTCGGATTTCCTAAAAGAGGGGATATAATAGTATTTAAATGTCCTAGTGATACAACTAAAAAGTTTATAAAAAGGGTTATAGCAGTAGAAGGTGACAAGGTTAAGATTGTAAATGATAAGGTATATGTTAATGGGGTTAAATTAAATGAAAATTATGCATACTACATGAATCAACAAGTAACAGATGATCCTAGGGTTCATGATTATGCACTTAGAACTGTTCCTAAGGATTCAGTTTTTGTTCTGGGGGACAATAGATATAACAGTTTAGATAGCAGATTTGAAGATGAAGTTGGATTTGTAAACAAGAAGCTTATTATTGGAAGAGAAGCTTTGAGAATTTATCCTTTTAATAAAATAGGAAAGGTAAGATAGAAATGATGATAGAATCAATAAACTGGTTTCCAGGACATATGGCAAAGACCACAAGAGAAATAAGAGAGAACTTAAAGCTGGTTGATGCGGTAATTGAAATAAGAGATGCAAGAATAGTATATTCCAGCAGTAATCCTGATATAAATAGTATTTGCAAGGATAAACCAAGGATTATTCTTTTGAATAAATTTGATTTAGCTGAGAAATCCATAACCGATAATTGGGTAAAGGCATTATCTAGTGAAAGTATAAGAGCTATTCCAGTTAATGCACTTGAGGGACGTGGATTAAATAGTATAAAACCTGCATTAAATGAACTTCTTAAGCCAAAACTTGATAATATGGCAGCTAAAGGTATTCAAAACTATATTATAAGAGTAATGGTTGTAGGTATACCTAATGTAGGTAAGTCTTCATTCATAAATAAAATGGCTAAAAATAAAGTTGCAAAAGTAGGAAATAAGCCAGGTGTCACTAAAAGTAAGCAGTGGATAAAGACAAATATAGGAATAGAGCTTATGGATACTCCAGGTGTTTTGTGGCCTAAATTTCAAGACCAAAAGGTTGGACTTAATCTTGCTTTCACTGGAGCAATTAAGGATGAAATAATGGATATAGAAGAACTTGCTTTAAAGTTAGTTCAATTTTTACAGAAGAATTATCCTGAAAAGTTAATGGAAAGATATAAGTTAGAAGATATAAATGAAGATCCACTTATCAATATGAATAACATAGCAGCAAAACGTGGTGCCCTTTTAAAAGGCGGAGAAATAGACTATAATAGAGTATCAATTATTATTGTTGATGAATTCAGATCAGGAAAAATAGGGAAAATATCTCTTGAAAGGCCGTGATTAAATCTTGGATTTTTTACAAATGAGCTTTAAAGAAATAAAAAGCACTTTGGAAGATATGGATGAGCAAAGTAGGCTTTCAGCAGCTCACGATATTATGGATGACACAAGAAAGAACGTTAAATCTCTAGGTAAAAAGATTCTAAATGCCTATGAAAAAAAACAAAATGAAATTGCAAGGGTAAAAAAGCTGTATGAGTTTGATAAGCAATTTGGAAACATTGTTATTGCAGGTGTAGATGAAGTTGGAAGGGGACCTCTTGCAGGTCCGATAGTAGGTGCAGCTGTAATTTTAGAGTTGAATGTAGAAAAAGATTTAGACCTTATACTTGGAATAAATGATTCAAAGAAATTAAGCTCTAAAAAAAGGCAAGAGCTATCGGAAATTATAAAAGAAAAAGCTTTGGCTTGGGAGATTGCATCATTGGATAATAATGAAATAGATAAAAAGGGAATCTCATGGTGTAATAATGAAATATTTAAAATTGCCATAAGTAAGCTAAAGAAAGTGCCTGAACTTGTAATATCTGATGGATATGCAGTTAAAGGAATTGGAATAAAAAATCATTACATAGTAAAAGGCGATGCACAAAGTGCAAGTATAGCTTGTGCATCAATAATAGCTAAAGTATATAGGGACAATTTAATGGGTGAGTACGCTAAAAGCTATTCAGAGTATGGCTTTGAAAGCAATGTTGGATATGGTTCCAAGGATCATATAGATGCTATAAAAAAATTTGGAACAACACCAATACATCGTATGAGCTTTTTGAAAAATATTATATAAATAAAAAGGCACAGCTTAGAATCTAAGTCTGTGTGCTTTTATTTATATTGCTATATTTGAAATGCATTTTCTATAAATTTTAAATCGTAAGAATCATTTTGATGATTTAGTATTACCTCTATGACGTCAAACCTAAAGTTATAGTTTATTAGACTCTTACTTGCGATATAATATTTAGCAGTTCTATAAATTTTTAATTTTTTTCTGTAATTTACTGCCTCACAGGGCAAGCCGTAGGTATCACTCCATCTAGATTTAACTTCTACAAAGGTAATATAATCTTTATTCTTTGCTATTATATCCACTTCGCCTAAGAAGCATCTGAAATTCCTATTAAGTATAGTGTATCCTGATTTTTTTAAGTATATTTCTGCTGCTTTTTCACCATAATCGCCTGCTTTTTTATTCAATCTATGCATAAATTACCTCTTTTCTTAAAATATTAATTTTCTACTGTGAAGTGTTGACAGTTTGTTACAAAGTTATTATAATTGATTAAATAATTATAATTTAGCACAGAAGCTAAACATAATAAAGTATAGGAAGTGAACAAATGAGGCCCGTAATTGGAATTACAGCATTATGTAAAAATGAAAATGGCAATCTTTTTACATTTTTAAATTATTATTATTCAAAATCCATAGTTATGGCAGGTGGAACTCCTATATTGATTCCACTTGGTGGAGAAGATGATGATATTAAAAATTATATAGATATAATAGATGGTTTGATATTATCAGGTGGCGAAGACATAAATCCACTTTTTTATGGAGAAAACCCTACAAATAAAATTAATTACACATCTCCGGAAAGGGATGAATATGAAAAAAAGTTATATTTAAAGGCACTAGAAGAAGACATGCCTATTTTAGGGATATGTAGAGGCTTGCAGCTTATGAACTCGGTATCTGGAGGTAACCTTTATCAAGATATAAATATGCAGGTTGAGAACTCTAATGGGCATAGTCCAGTGGGAATCTCTAAATCAAACTTATACCATACTGTGAATATAGTTAAGAATTCAAAGCTTTTTAATATATTTTGCGAGGAAGAAATTAAAGTGAATTCCTTTCATCACCAAGCAATAAAAAAGCTAAGTGATAAATTTATAATATCGGCACAAAGCTCTGACGGCATAGTAGAAGGTATTGAGCACAAATACAATACTTTTGTACTAGGAGTTCAATGGCATCCGGAATATTTATCTTCTAAATACCCTGAATTTTTAAAGCTATT is from Clostridium acetobutylicum ATCC 824 and encodes:
- a CDS encoding stage V sporulation protein S: MEVLKVSAKSQPKSVAGALAAVLRNSNSAEVQAVGAGAINQAVKAIAITRGFVAPNGIDLVVVPAFAEISIEGEDRTAIKFIVESR
- the smc gene encoding chromosome segregation protein SMC produces the protein MFLKSIEIRGFKSFADKTDLIFKNGITAVVGPNGSGKSNISDAVLWVLGEQSVKNLRGGKMEDVIFAGTQYRKSVGLAQVSLILDNSDKQLNLDYSEVTVSRRLYRSGDSEYYINNTKCRLKDIQELFMDTGIGKEGYSIIGQGKIEAVLSGKPEERRALLEEAAGIVKFKTRKVDAEKKLENTNQNLVRINDILRTYEERLEPLRIESEKAKRFVELSDELKTKEINTIIYSIDNIDYRINDLKQKMADLKLSIDENVKDKEKISLELKVATESLDEFDAKYSSNKTKYYESKSEHQKILSEIELLKEKTSNSDVAKNKLYKEIEDLDNSIVNLKSRYEIQLKTLTEDKNYNKELLSKINKSEEKKKNIDGLIEEWEKSIKQYKNDAIDIISTISQNNNEVVILKKEIESNESKLESIKRAGEGYSKSLKINEVTKNTLSEELVKINDKISGYENQIRENRSKISKLNRIISDEEKLNRELNSKSNKLEANKNMLINLEKQYEGYNRSVKNLMQHVTKGFVDVKPESSFVLGEVIKVKKEFETAVEISLGAAISDIITLDDNIAKKLINYLKSKNLGRATFLPLNIIKGRKLNISDATRHEKGFIGIASELIDYDSTFLPAVNYVLGRTVIVDNMDSALKIAKLNSYSFKIVTLTGEVVNPGGSLTGGSTYSKAASIIGRKREIEELNLELNNVSQALEQSSNKIIENKKVVKELDNLCLDLTDTIHGEKIELTKIKERLKSIDIESEKLNKSYNTSVGEIGFIKEKINKHLEKLKVKEEENKALKLREANNNNLIDELERKLKDENSKVLNLNEEIMSMKVDKAKSDEMLMSSTREIERYKVEMHNMENKKISLKNEIDDFENQVKILKNKIEYNNGKVVQIKQVIEELENSFKDSEVERSKLKGNIENKRNSLQGINLVLQKLETEKHRYEINLAKIETESENLYERLNSDFKLTYSEAAEFKEEIEEMISYKKKIDELKREINKMGVVNVASIEEYKEVKEKYTFMNSQKEDLDNAKDELIRVIEEMTSKMRTVFNENFKKLNENFKITFRDLFKGGNADLILSGDDELNSSIEINVEPPGKKLQNINLMSGGEKGLSAIALLFAILKMKPTPFCILDEIEAALDDANVARYAEFLRRFSENTQFIVITHRKGTMEASDVLYGVTMEEKGVSKVISLDLDSDRENVS
- the ftsY gene encoding signal recognition particle-docking protein FtsY, which translates into the protein MLGNFFDKLKNGLSKTKNNLTSKISDVLTSTVTIDDDLYDELEEILITSDIGVETSLYIIDKLKEKIKENKVKDPSLVNDCLKEVIKDILGDKKGSLMPKQIPETILVVGVNGVGKTTSIGKISSRLKSQNLKVIMAAADTFRAAAIDQLEVWSKRANVDIIKHQEGSDPAAVVFDAIEAAKARKADVLICDTAGRLHNKKNLMNELEKINRIIDREFSQSTRRTLLVLDATTGQNAVIQAKQFMEVCKVDGIVLTKLDGTAKGGIVIFIKHQLDIPVEFVGVGEGIDDLQEFNPSDFVEALF
- a CDS encoding putative DNA-binding protein, encoding MEERIYLSMLLSTYGSLLTEKQVNVMRLYYDDDLSMPEIAELNNTTRQAIHDLIKRCHKMLLNYENKLKLVEKYKRNEDIKKDIKDKLYILKDKIQDKDNVQLIDEIEKDINSFSI
- the ffh gene encoding signal recognition particle protein — its product is MAFEGLSTKLQAAMKKLRGKGKLSEKDIKDAMREVKLALLEADVNYKIVKNFVKVVGEKCLGNEVMESLTPGQQVIKIVNEELTNLMGKEESKIEFEENGITVIMAVGLQGAGKTTMCGKLSLSLKKKNKKPLLVACDIYRPAAIKQLEVVGKSIDVPVFSMGDKVNPVDISKAAMKHAKENGLNVVIIDTAGRLHIDDQLMNELENIKSEVNPKEILLVVDSMTGQDAVNVAESFDNKLELTGVVLTKLDGDTRGGAALSIREMTGKPIKYVGLGEKMNDIEIFHPDRMASRILGMGDVLTLIEKAQSAIDEKQAKELGDRMLSQEFNFDDFLQAFEQMKKLGPIGKLLEMVPGFNSSMLKGVDLSKNEGEMKKYEAIIKSMTAKERKNPSLITSTASRKRRIALGSGTTVQEVNKILKNFEQMKKMMKQFKGNKFSKKGLFGGKMPF
- the rpsP gene encoding 30S ribosomal protein S16 is translated as MVKIRLKRMGAKKAPFYRIVVADSRSPRDGKFIEELGYYNPTTEPVTFKVDADKVNAWMKNGAQPSETVKKLLDKSGVTTK
- a CDS encoding KH domain-containing protein, producing the protein MKQLLETIAKSLVDCPDEVQVSEVTGEQSIILELKVAPEDMGKVIGKQGRIAKAIRTVIKAAAVKENKRVVVEII
- the rimM gene encoding ribosome maturation factor RimM (Essential for efficient processing of 16S rRNA) — translated: MEDFFSIGQIINTHGVRGELKIYPLTDDINRFDDLDSVYVDNEIKKVISVKKQPNKLILKLEGIDTLDEAVKYKNKYIKVLREDAVELKEGQYFIKDIIGCNVFDENDKDLGEVYDVISTKNNDVYCIRKEGQQDILVPALKDIVLKIEIENKKIVIKAVEEWLES
- the trmD gene encoding tRNA (guanosine(37)-N1)-methyltransferase TrmD, whose translation is MARKLKIDILTLFPEMFDLFNLSMIGRAKKNGIIEINTYNIRDYTIDKHKKTDDYPYGGGAGMVMTPQPIVDSIRSVKESNKGKVIFLGPRGKKFDQEDAKKLADREELIILCGHYEGIDERVYKYIDEEYSLGDFVLTGGEMACIPIVDSICRMIPGVLSKSESYIEESFYSGLLEYPQYTRPEEFEGARVPDVLISGHHENIRKWRRKQALKITKDRRKDLFDKLVMTKEDKKLLNDNEL